From Chryseobacterium joostei, the proteins below share one genomic window:
- a CDS encoding pyridoxal phosphate-dependent aminotransferase, with product MKVSKLAANLIGSEIVKIGNEVNDLKAKGAEIANLTIGDLNSNIYPIPALLKEEIQKAYQNNLTNYPPANGLLSLRKEVSKDLKNRWNLDYSPNDILITAGSRPLIYAVYKTIVDEGDKVIYPTPSWNNNHYAYLTSANAVEVKTKPETNFLPTADDLRPHLDGAVLLALCSPLNPTGTMFTREQLSEICELVIAENKKRGADEKPLYLMYDQIYSNLTFGAEHVDPVSLFPEMREYTIYIDGISKCLAATGVRVGWGFGPAHIIDKMKALLTHVGAWAPKPEQEATAKFYENPENVNVFVEDFKGKLEESLKVLHGGVQDLKIKGLSVDSIEPMGALYLTIKLDYIGKTKPDGATIENSSDLVFYLINEAGVALVPFSAFGEDKSEPWFRASVGGLAVDEIKVMLPKLESALNKLK from the coding sequence GTGAAAGTTTCAAAATTAGCAGCGAACCTGATCGGTTCTGAAATTGTAAAAATTGGTAACGAGGTAAATGATCTAAAAGCAAAGGGAGCAGAAATTGCCAATCTTACTATTGGTGACCTGAATTCTAATATCTATCCTATTCCGGCATTGCTGAAGGAAGAGATTCAGAAAGCCTATCAGAATAATCTGACAAACTATCCACCTGCAAACGGACTTTTATCTTTAAGAAAGGAAGTTTCCAAGGATCTGAAAAACAGATGGAACCTGGATTATTCACCTAACGACATCCTGATTACGGCAGGTTCAAGACCTTTGATCTATGCTGTATACAAAACAATTGTAGATGAGGGAGATAAGGTAATATATCCTACACCGTCTTGGAACAATAATCATTATGCTTACCTTACTTCAGCCAATGCTGTAGAAGTAAAAACGAAGCCTGAAACCAACTTCCTTCCAACAGCAGATGATTTAAGACCTCATTTGGATGGCGCTGTTTTACTGGCACTTTGTTCACCATTGAACCCTACAGGAACAATGTTCACAAGAGAACAACTTTCAGAAATCTGTGAATTGGTGATCGCTGAAAACAAAAAAAGAGGGGCAGATGAAAAGCCGTTATACCTAATGTATGACCAAATTTATTCTAACCTTACTTTTGGAGCAGAACATGTAGATCCGGTTTCTCTTTTCCCTGAAATGAGAGAATATACTATCTATATTGATGGGATCTCTAAATGTCTTGCTGCAACAGGAGTACGTGTAGGATGGGGATTCGGTCCGGCTCATATCATAGATAAAATGAAAGCGCTTCTTACCCATGTGGGAGCTTGGGCGCCAAAACCAGAGCAGGAAGCTACTGCAAAATTCTATGAAAACCCTGAAAATGTAAATGTATTCGTAGAAGATTTCAAAGGAAAGCTTGAAGAAAGCTTAAAAGTTCTTCACGGAGGAGTTCAGGATCTAAAAATAAAAGGACTTTCTGTAGACAGTATAGAGCCTATGGGAGCACTTTATCTTACCATTAAGTTAGACTACATCGGAAAAACAAAACCTGATGGAGCTACTATTGAAAACTCGTCTGATTTGGTATTCTATTTAATCAATGAAGCAGGAGTAGCTTTAGTACCATTCTCAGCATTCGGGGAAGATAAGTCTGAACCTTGGTTCCGTGCTTCCGTTGGAGGGTTGGCTGTAGATGAGATCAAGGTAATGCTTCCAAAACTGGAGAGCGCTTTGAACAAATTAAAGTAA
- a CDS encoding metal-dependent hydrolase produces MKIQFLGQNCFLFTYKDKTILSDPFYNYKKAESGFDITAQKIDYILLTHAHGDHIADVGEVLQHYPEATIIGVPEVCGYFKSAKNTDDVNLGGSAKIDDLKISMVPAHHTSSFPDGSYGGVPVGYIFRLPEGKNVYLAGDTGVMADMELFPRLYGNIDLSILPIGSHYTMCPRKASFAAAELLKTPKVIGCHFDTFPAIEINHESALKHFADKNVELVLPKLGETFEF; encoded by the coding sequence ATGAAAATACAATTCTTAGGGCAAAATTGTTTCTTGTTCACCTATAAGGACAAGACCATTTTGAGTGACCCTTTTTACAATTACAAAAAAGCGGAATCAGGTTTTGATATTACCGCTCAAAAAATCGATTACATCCTGTTGACCCATGCGCATGGCGATCATATTGCGGATGTAGGAGAAGTGTTACAGCATTATCCTGAGGCAACCATCATTGGAGTGCCTGAAGTATGCGGTTATTTCAAATCAGCGAAGAATACAGACGATGTGAACCTAGGAGGATCGGCAAAAATCGACGATCTTAAGATTTCCATGGTTCCGGCTCACCACACCAGTTCTTTTCCTGATGGGAGCTATGGGGGCGTTCCTGTAGGGTATATTTTCAGACTTCCTGAAGGGAAGAATGTTTATTTAGCTGGAGATACAGGAGTAATGGCAGATATGGAATTATTCCCAAGATTGTATGGTAACATCGATCTTTCTATTCTTCCTATCGGAAGCCACTACACAATGTGTCCGAGAAAAGCATCTTTTGCAGCAGCAGAATTATTGAAAACTCCAAAGGTAATTGGATGCCACTTTGATACTTTCCCTGCCATTGAGATCAATCATGAAAGTGCATTAAAGCATTTCGCAGATAAAAATGTAGAACTTGTTTTACCAAAACTGGGAGAGACGTTCGAATTTTAA
- a CDS encoding DUF4199 domain-containing protein, whose translation MTKSPSTLGIILFIATMIVFFVVYTFFSGINYFDISLKANAFVLPLLYAGAAFWSVKLYWNNHRVVSFKEAFKRAFVPMFIGGILSIFSIYAFLNFADTDAKKLLNYQYVQRQKSELDTEYTSARKIMKHQKDIDELDQKYKERLQSFTPEAVKGKDMLTASHFSGYFAAILIFYVVLSVFFGAFFRTRTIYQPEETEQA comes from the coding sequence ATGACGAAAAGTCCATCAACACTAGGAATTATACTTTTTATAGCTACAATGATCGTTTTCTTTGTAGTATATACTTTTTTTTCAGGAATCAATTATTTTGATATATCACTGAAAGCCAATGCGTTTGTTTTACCTCTTTTGTATGCAGGAGCCGCATTCTGGTCTGTAAAATTATACTGGAACAACCATAGAGTGGTAAGTTTTAAAGAAGCTTTCAAGAGAGCCTTCGTTCCGATGTTTATCGGAGGAATTCTTTCTATTTTCAGTATTTATGCTTTTTTAAACTTTGCAGATACGGATGCCAAGAAGCTTTTGAACTACCAATATGTTCAAAGACAGAAGTCGGAATTGGATACAGAATATACTTCAGCAAGAAAGATTATGAAACATCAAAAAGACATTGATGAGCTGGATCAGAAGTATAAAGAGAGGCTACAAAGCTTCACTCCAGAAGCTGTAAAAGGAAAAGATATGCTCACCGCAAGTCATTTTTCAGGATATTTTGCAGCAATTCTTATATTTTACGTAGTTTTGTCAGTGTTTTTCGGAGCATTTTTCAGAACGAGAACGATATATCAGCCCGAAGAAACAGAACAAGCCTAA
- a CDS encoding phospho-sugar mutase — MTTLEKAKLWLSDTFDKETRDAVQSLIDSNSLDLEDSFYRELEFGTGGMRGIMGVGTNRLNKYTLGQATQGLANYMLEQFKGEEIKVAIAYDVRHNSKEFGKLVADVLTANGIKVLLFKDHRPTPELSFTVRDKKCNGGIVLTASHNPPEYNGYKVYWNDGAQIVPPNDEAIINEVYSVKFEEIKFNGNDDLIEWIGEEQDDVYIDTCIENSTYQNVGKENLNIVFTSIHGTTYTTIPKALAKAGFKKVDLVKEQMIPSGNFPTVDSPNPEEPAALEMAMDLAKITNADIVIGTDPDGDRLGIAVRNLDGEMQLLNGNQTNTILTYYILHEWQKQGRITGKEFIGSTIVTSDVFYDIAQKFGVECKVGLTGFKWIGKMIREAEGTQKFVCGGEESFGFMTGDFVRDKDSCGSIVLACEIAAWCKANGKTMYQYMIEIYEDLGMYYEGLVNIVRKGKEGAEEIQNMMKNFRENPPKELAGSLVEEVKDFKEQTSLTVSTGDKKVMNDIPKSNVLIYYTQDGTKVCVRPSGTEPKIKFYVSVKDVIKSEADFKDKLKSLEAKIEAVKTDLKLD, encoded by the coding sequence ATGACAACATTAGAAAAAGCGAAACTTTGGTTAAGTGATACATTCGATAAAGAAACGAGAGATGCTGTACAATCCTTGATCGACAGCAATTCCCTAGATCTGGAAGATTCTTTCTACAGAGAACTGGAATTCGGGACAGGAGGAATGCGTGGGATTATGGGAGTAGGAACCAACCGCTTAAACAAATATACATTAGGGCAGGCTACTCAGGGATTAGCAAACTATATGCTGGAGCAGTTCAAGGGAGAGGAAATTAAAGTGGCCATTGCCTATGACGTTCGTCATAACTCAAAGGAATTCGGGAAACTGGTGGCAGATGTTTTAACTGCTAATGGAATTAAGGTATTACTTTTCAAAGATCACAGACCTACGCCAGAATTGTCTTTCACGGTTCGTGATAAAAAATGTAATGGAGGAATCGTATTAACGGCTTCCCACAACCCACCGGAATATAACGGTTACAAAGTATATTGGAATGACGGAGCGCAGATTGTTCCGCCAAATGATGAAGCCATCATCAATGAAGTATATTCTGTAAAATTTGAAGAAATTAAATTCAACGGAAATGATGATCTGATTGAATGGATCGGAGAGGAGCAGGACGATGTTTATATCGATACTTGTATTGAAAACTCTACTTACCAGAACGTTGGAAAAGAAAATCTAAATATTGTCTTTACATCCATCCACGGAACAACATATACAACAATTCCAAAAGCTTTAGCAAAAGCAGGATTTAAAAAAGTAGATCTTGTAAAAGAGCAGATGATCCCAAGTGGAAACTTCCCAACGGTAGATTCTCCAAATCCGGAAGAGCCTGCTGCATTGGAAATGGCAATGGATCTTGCAAAAATTACCAACGCTGATATTGTTATCGGAACAGATCCGGATGGAGACAGACTGGGAATTGCTGTAAGAAACCTTGATGGAGAAATGCAGTTATTGAACGGAAACCAGACCAATACCATCCTAACTTATTATATTTTGCACGAATGGCAAAAACAAGGAAGAATTACAGGAAAAGAATTCATTGGTTCTACGATTGTAACTTCAGATGTTTTCTATGATATTGCACAAAAATTCGGTGTTGAGTGCAAAGTAGGTCTTACAGGATTCAAATGGATCGGGAAAATGATCCGTGAAGCAGAAGGAACACAGAAGTTTGTATGTGGTGGTGAGGAAAGTTTCGGTTTCATGACAGGAGACTTTGTTCGTGATAAAGATTCTTGTGGTAGTATCGTTCTTGCTTGTGAAATTGCTGCTTGGTGTAAAGCCAACGGAAAAACAATGTATCAGTACATGATTGAGATCTATGAAGATCTTGGAATGTATTATGAGGGACTGGTAAACATTGTAAGAAAAGGAAAAGAAGGGGCTGAAGAAATTCAGAATATGATGAAGAACTTCCGTGAAAACCCTCCAAAAGAATTGGCCGGTTCATTAGTGGAAGAAGTTAAAGACTTTAAAGAACAAACCAGTCTTACTGTTTCAACAGGTGACAAAAAAGTAATGAACGATATTCCAAAATCCAATGTATTAATTTACTATACACAGGATGGAACCAAAGTTTGTGTAAGACCTTCAGGAACAGAACCAAAAATTAAATTCTACGTTTCAGTAAAAGATGTTATTAAGTCTGAAGCAGATTTTAAAGATAAATTAAAATCACTAGAAGCTAAAATCGAGGCAGTTAAAACAGATTTAAAACTGGATTAA
- a CDS encoding GIN domain-containing protein, giving the protein MKKVLYTLMLVAVVSCGKVSPKGNIEKKDVEVPEFVNLDLTGKFRVFYARGPKNFVEIETYPNVASNLDVDVKDKTLFIKEKRGTKGVDFYNVTIYSKYNLEKVAVADSVEMNISSEIKTDNFKLNMKNYATFMGSVNTRRAEVEMQNRSRANFLGLSKDAVIKISDTASLIAPYWKITNLNIDSKNGNYAEVNVKDSLKGNIQNTAKFIYYNDPIRAFKVDKTTRVENKKLN; this is encoded by the coding sequence ATGAAAAAAGTATTATACACATTAATGCTGGTTGCGGTGGTTTCCTGTGGAAAAGTTTCTCCAAAAGGAAATATTGAAAAGAAAGATGTGGAAGTTCCGGAGTTTGTTAATCTGGATCTTACCGGGAAATTTCGTGTATTCTATGCCAGAGGTCCTAAAAACTTCGTGGAAATAGAAACCTATCCCAATGTTGCGAGTAACCTTGATGTAGATGTAAAAGACAAAACGCTTTTCATTAAAGAAAAAAGAGGCACAAAGGGGGTGGATTTTTATAATGTAACCATTTATTCAAAATATAACCTTGAAAAAGTAGCCGTTGCAGACTCAGTGGAAATGAATATTTCAAGCGAAATTAAAACCGATAATTTCAAGCTTAATATGAAAAACTACGCCACATTTATGGGATCTGTTAATACCAGAAGAGCAGAGGTGGAAATGCAGAATAGAAGCCGCGCCAACTTTTTAGGATTATCCAAGGATGCTGTTATAAAGATTTCAGATACAGCGAGTTTAATTGCTCCTTACTGGAAAATTACCAACCTGAATATCGATTCCAAAAACGGAAATTATGCTGAAGTAAATGTAAAAGATTCTTTAAAAGGAAATATTCAGAATACAGCAAAATTTATCTATTATAACGACCCGATCCGAGCGTTTAAAGTGGATAAAACGACGAGAGTAGAGAATAAGAAATTAAATTAG
- a CDS encoding SRPBCC family protein, producing the protein MSPTIYVEAQMLIRKPIEDVFEAFINPEITTNFWFTKSTGKLEEGKTVTWEWEMYGVKSEVKVHQIIPNELIRTEWGSPSTNVDYEFKTMEKGTLVVIKSYGLNQSGEDLLRQVNDNTGGFTTVLDGCKAYLEHGIKLNLIEDKFPQK; encoded by the coding sequence ATGAGTCCTACAATCTATGTTGAAGCGCAAATGCTTATCAGAAAACCGATTGAAGATGTCTTTGAAGCATTCATCAATCCTGAAATCACTACTAATTTCTGGTTTACAAAATCTACCGGAAAATTAGAAGAAGGGAAAACGGTAACCTGGGAATGGGAAATGTATGGTGTAAAATCTGAAGTGAAAGTGCATCAGATTATTCCAAATGAGCTGATCAGGACAGAATGGGGATCGCCTTCAACAAATGTGGACTATGAGTTTAAAACAATGGAAAAAGGAACCCTTGTTGTTATTAAAAGCTATGGATTAAACCAGAGCGGTGAAGATCTTTTAAGACAGGTTAATGACAATACAGGTGGTTTTACGACAGTTTTAGATGGTTGCAAAGCCTATCTGGAACATGGAATTAAACTCAACTTAATTGAAGATAAATTCCCACAGAAATAA
- a CDS encoding histidine kinase, which produces MKRLFLVFALIFSHLTFAQTAKEIIDKNIELSGGLTSWKLLNSVLLQGKVVLGIKDEYPIKIYQQRPNLTKTIITISGKETAIEGFDGTKGYAMNYATNKLQEYPEYVSESFDNDFIDWESKGFAAKYLGKEKVGEIYCHKVELTKNVNKNMYYFDTKTYMLLKEIKKDETVVYSDYKKVGNLTMPFRIESSSSKKDGDYVMLLNRIDINKVFPANIFKF; this is translated from the coding sequence ATGAAGAGATTATTTTTAGTATTTGCCCTGATATTTTCACACTTAACCTTTGCCCAGACAGCCAAAGAAATTATAGATAAAAATATTGAGTTATCCGGAGGCTTAACCAGTTGGAAGCTTTTAAACTCGGTATTGCTGCAAGGAAAAGTAGTGTTGGGAATAAAGGACGAATATCCTATAAAAATATACCAGCAGCGCCCCAACCTTACCAAAACAATTATTACAATTAGCGGAAAGGAAACGGCTATTGAAGGCTTTGACGGAACAAAGGGATATGCCATGAACTATGCTACCAATAAACTTCAGGAATATCCTGAATATGTTTCAGAAAGCTTTGATAATGACTTCATTGATTGGGAAAGCAAAGGTTTTGCTGCCAAATATCTTGGAAAAGAAAAAGTAGGAGAGATCTATTGTCATAAAGTAGAACTTACCAAGAATGTTAATAAGAATATGTATTATTTTGATACAAAGACTTATATGCTGCTAAAGGAGATTAAAAAAGATGAAACAGTGGTATATTCTGACTATAAAAAAGTAGGAAACCTTACCATGCCTTTCAGAATTGAATCTTCAAGCTCAAAGAAAGACGGGGATTATGTAATGTTGCTTAATAGAATTGACATCAACAAAGTTTTTCCTGCCAATATTTTTAAGTTTTAA
- a CDS encoding tetratricopeptide repeat protein, protein MKKLLTIFILILSIKGFSQDNYFLGKTNYCTPEKGDSKEMFQGAMAALNFPKYYTATSLVLLKTIKEDPKYCDAYFLAGYYLRLQNLDKEALIMYYTADSLAQNKAPIFKQNLAVQYMKFGQVKKARNKYEEMIKYFPGDPEGYYGVANTSLILEDYDDGLVNLKKAEERYGYTGTVKSDVKYLYGALYCLKEKYDEALPYLDEVYSVYKKDDHYLALYALTQIKSGKRKNDEKLIKKARKSYEKIKDKNILENISKKLKEEFS, encoded by the coding sequence ATGAAAAAACTATTAACTATTTTTATTCTAATCCTTTCCATTAAAGGATTTTCACAAGACAATTACTTTTTGGGAAAGACAAACTACTGTACCCCCGAAAAAGGAGATTCAAAGGAAATGTTTCAAGGAGCTATGGCGGCTCTTAATTTTCCTAAATATTATACAGCAACATCACTTGTTTTATTGAAAACTATTAAAGAAGATCCTAAATATTGTGATGCGTACTTTTTGGCTGGGTATTATTTACGCCTACAGAATCTAGATAAAGAGGCTCTGATTATGTATTATACAGCAGATAGTTTAGCACAAAACAAGGCTCCGATATTTAAGCAGAATTTGGCTGTTCAGTATATGAAGTTCGGGCAGGTAAAAAAAGCCAGAAATAAATATGAAGAAATGATAAAATATTTCCCAGGAGACCCTGAAGGATATTATGGAGTTGCCAATACATCTTTGATATTGGAAGATTATGACGATGGGTTGGTAAACCTGAAAAAAGCAGAAGAGCGTTATGGCTACACAGGAACTGTAAAAAGTGATGTGAAGTATTTATATGGTGCATTATATTGCCTTAAAGAAAAATATGATGAAGCTTTACCTTATTTAGACGAAGTATATTCTGTATATAAAAAAGATGATCATTATCTGGCATTATACGCCCTTACACAGATAAAATCCGGTAAAAGAAAGAATGATGAAAAGCTGATTAAAAAAGCCAGAAAAAGCTACGAAAAGATAAAGGATAAAAACATTCTGGAAAATATTTCCAAGAAATTGAAAGAAGAATTTTCTTAA
- a CDS encoding glycosyltransferase family 2 protein, with the protein MNLSIVIPLLNEEDSLEELFSRIDNVCRASSLSYEIWFVDDGSTDLSWSIIENLKVQHPQIHGIKFSRNYGKSQALHAAFSRTNGDVVITMDADLQDFPEEIPELYNMVVNDNYDIVSGWKKKRFDNVMTKNVPSKLFNAAARKVSGVYLHDFNCGLKAYKRQVVKSVDVYGDMHRYIPVLAANAGFRRITEKEVQHQARPYGTSKFGTERFIRGFLDLVTLWFVSRFGGRPMHFFGAVGTLMFIFGFLSALWLGISKLIDVARGIYGHLITNNPWFFIALTMMIMGTLLFVAGFLGEMIIRTNREHKNYNIDEVI; encoded by the coding sequence ATGAATTTATCTATAGTTATTCCGTTACTGAACGAGGAAGATTCTCTGGAAGAACTTTTTTCAAGAATTGATAACGTCTGCAGAGCCAGTAGTTTGTCTTACGAAATTTGGTTTGTAGATGATGGAAGTACGGATTTATCGTGGAGCATTATTGAGAACCTAAAAGTACAGCATCCTCAGATTCACGGTATTAAATTTTCCAGAAATTATGGAAAATCTCAGGCACTTCATGCTGCCTTTTCAAGAACGAACGGAGATGTGGTAATTACCATGGATGCCGACTTACAAGACTTTCCGGAAGAAATTCCTGAACTATACAATATGGTAGTTAATGATAATTACGATATTGTTTCAGGCTGGAAGAAGAAACGTTTTGATAATGTAATGACGAAAAATGTTCCGTCAAAGCTATTCAATGCAGCAGCAAGAAAAGTTTCAGGAGTATATCTTCATGATTTCAATTGCGGTTTGAAAGCTTACAAAAGGCAGGTTGTAAAATCTGTGGATGTATACGGAGATATGCACCGTTATATTCCGGTATTGGCAGCTAATGCAGGATTCAGAAGAATTACCGAGAAAGAAGTTCAGCATCAGGCAAGACCTTACGGAACCTCAAAATTCGGAACAGAAAGATTCATCAGAGGATTTCTGGATTTGGTAACTCTTTGGTTTGTAAGTCGTTTTGGAGGAAGACCTATGCACTTCTTCGGAGCAGTAGGGACGTTGATGTTTATCTTCGGTTTCCTTTCAGCGCTTTGGTTGGGAATTTCAAAACTGATTGATGTAGCAAGAGGTATTTATGGGCATTTAATCACGAATAATCCGTGGTTCTTTATTGCTTTAACAATGATGATTATGGGAACATTACTGTTTGTGGCAGGATTCCTTGGAGAAATGATTATCAGAACCAACCGCGAGCATAAAAATTATAATATTGATGAAGTGATATAA
- the kdsB gene encoding 3-deoxy-manno-octulosonate cytidylyltransferase, with amino-acid sequence MKIIAVIPARYEASRFPGKLMQTLGEKTVIATTYQNVVETGLFDEVFVATDSEIILDEIVKNGGKAVMTGQHETGSDRIAEAVQNIDCDIVINVQGDEPFLKLEPLQQLIEVFKKDDHKEISLASLKIKLSEKEEVENPNNVKVITDNNGFALYFSRSVIPFHREVSYDISYFKHIGVYAFRKEALLQFSKLEMKPLEISEKIECIRYLEYGMKIKMIETNFIGVGIDTPEDLEKARKLI; translated from the coding sequence ATGAAAATAATCGCTGTCATCCCTGCTCGTTACGAAGCAAGCCGTTTTCCGGGGAAACTCATGCAGACTTTAGGAGAAAAAACCGTTATTGCCACCACCTATCAGAATGTAGTGGAAACAGGACTTTTTGATGAAGTTTTTGTAGCAACGGATTCTGAAATTATCCTTGATGAAATTGTAAAAAATGGCGGTAAGGCTGTAATGACAGGACAGCATGAAACAGGAAGCGACCGTATTGCTGAAGCCGTACAGAACATAGATTGCGATATCGTTATCAATGTTCAGGGAGATGAACCTTTCCTAAAGCTGGAACCTTTACAACAGCTAATTGAGGTTTTCAAAAAAGATGATCATAAAGAGATTTCATTGGCTTCCCTTAAAATAAAATTATCTGAAAAAGAAGAAGTTGAAAATCCCAATAACGTAAAAGTAATTACTGATAACAATGGTTTTGCCTTATATTTTAGCCGTTCTGTAATCCCTTTTCACAGAGAAGTTTCTTATGATATAAGTTACTTTAAGCATATCGGGGTATACGCGTTCCGAAAAGAAGCGTTGTTACAATTCTCGAAACTGGAAATGAAGCCATTGGAAATCTCAGAAAAAATTGAATGTATCCGATATCTGGAATACGGAATGAAGATCAAAATGATAGAAACTAATTTCATTGGAGTAGGTATTGATACTCCGGAAGATTTGGAAAAAGCACGAAAGCTTATTTAA
- a CDS encoding phosphatase PAP2 family protein has protein sequence MKKLRFLLLPVSILVCSQEIDTLKVKELPQELELPKVQTYTLKDGSVRTYPKPKLLDFVTKLPRNFIDTNKDFVAKDHAYYLGGAVASTLILIPFDQKLIDNSRELGERWGMDKDNNYHKIGGVFKIPKDIGSTLYLIGNGSTLVLLGIGFGTYGLIKNDYRAQATASGLMESLILSGVFTQTIKRITGRESPFIAEINGNKGGAWNPFPSFSEFGKNTSNYDAMPSGHLTTFMAGITVIADNYPDARWIKPVGYTLAGALCFQMMQSKVHWASDYPLALLMGYFIGKTISKSRYTSSEGTIGKTKYNLNFVASRQWEYNMVGVKLSF, from the coding sequence ATGAAAAAACTGAGATTTCTACTCTTACCAGTTTCAATATTGGTATGCTCACAAGAGATTGATACACTGAAAGTAAAAGAGCTACCACAGGAACTTGAACTGCCAAAAGTACAAACCTACACCTTAAAAGACGGTTCTGTCAGAACCTATCCAAAGCCTAAACTATTAGATTTTGTAACCAAACTACCCCGAAATTTTATTGATACCAATAAAGACTTTGTAGCAAAGGATCATGCTTATTATTTAGGAGGAGCAGTTGCATCAACATTGATCCTTATACCATTTGATCAGAAATTAATAGACAATTCACGAGAATTGGGAGAAAGATGGGGAATGGATAAAGATAACAATTACCATAAAATTGGAGGTGTCTTTAAAATACCTAAAGATATCGGATCAACCCTATACCTTATTGGGAATGGCTCTACATTAGTCCTTTTGGGAATCGGTTTTGGAACGTATGGTTTAATTAAAAATGATTACAGAGCACAAGCCACAGCAAGCGGATTAATGGAAAGTTTAATTCTTTCCGGGGTTTTCACCCAGACTATTAAAAGAATTACAGGAAGAGAAAGCCCGTTTATTGCAGAGATAAATGGCAATAAAGGAGGGGCATGGAATCCTTTTCCAAGTTTTTCAGAATTTGGGAAAAATACCTCGAATTATGATGCAATGCCGTCCGGACACTTAACTACGTTTATGGCGGGTATTACTGTAATTGCGGATAACTATCCTGATGCAAGATGGATAAAGCCGGTAGGATATACCTTAGCAGGAGCTTTATGTTTTCAAATGATGCAAAGTAAGGTTCACTGGGCTTCAGATTATCCGCTAGCCTTATTAATGGGATATTTTATAGGAAAAACCATTTCAAAAAGCAGATATACTTCATCAGAAGGAACCATCGGAAAAACAAAATACAACTTAAACTTTGTTGCATCCCGCCAATGGGAATATAATATGGTAGGAGTAAAACTCTCTTTTTAA
- a CDS encoding glutathione peroxidase: MKNIFLLLFSFVAVLQSCTNQKSEISKAKTKELMGKTIYDFKVEGLDGKEINFADFKGKKILIVNTASECGFTPQYADLEKVYEEYKDKLVVVGFPANNFGGQEPGTNTEIGAFCQKNYGVTFPMAAKVSVKGDDIAPIFKYLTEQELNGVKNTSILWNFTKFLIDENGKLIDTYVSTTKPTSESITKHLK; the protein is encoded by the coding sequence ATGAAAAATATTTTTTTACTGCTGTTTTCATTCGTTGCCGTTTTGCAAAGCTGCACCAATCAAAAAAGTGAAATTTCTAAAGCTAAAACCAAAGAACTTATGGGAAAAACAATATATGACTTTAAAGTAGAGGGCCTTGACGGAAAGGAAATCAACTTTGCAGATTTCAAAGGAAAGAAAATTCTTATTGTCAATACCGCTTCAGAATGTGGATTTACCCCTCAATATGCTGATCTTGAAAAAGTATATGAAGAATACAAGGACAAATTAGTTGTTGTAGGTTTTCCAGCCAATAACTTCGGAGGACAAGAACCAGGAACCAATACTGAAATTGGAGCATTTTGCCAGAAAAACTATGGCGTAACATTCCCAATGGCTGCCAAGGTTTCTGTAAAAGGTGATGATATTGCTCCCATCTTTAAATATTTAACAGAACAAGAATTGAATGGAGTAAAAAATACAAGCATTCTTTGGAACTTCACCAAGTTCTTAATTGATGAAAACGGAAAATTGATTGATACTTATGTAAGTACTACGAAACCAACCAGTGAGTCGATTACAAAGCATTTAAAATAA